From one Lotus japonicus ecotype B-129 chromosome 3, LjGifu_v1.2 genomic stretch:
- the LOC130745083 gene encoding uncharacterized protein LOC130745083, with the protein MAIAFLWTLQNLWPFRFDELKASKRIVNKLNIPEHTKQFVFAVHNPETQSIIYILSAVNLSERSASDAQSLIREIKPDAVVVQAGLSPFSQIQEDEGEGNDAVLENNPVPTSSFGVIKRCFVDKIGRDKYESVAGNFVLREIFGTSFHGPLLAAKKAADDVGSSFIVIDSPLGKSCWGGSNNDNDNNNNDDDDDDNGGGENSGRSHFQSLVSSLIPQQQGAAMKVKRFCLNDEVRMQMVKALSGYNGSLFLGNGNKAGSVSEGGSVGIQPKASYDYETPGFAKSIYPLLEDLHYIFSDIPSMGQALAHVQKMLLDVNRGEVLDNRTVSEVYTFRVAVEGLRVALNNRGLQPISGPKWRKIEFSELPFDDKSQVLFAQAIRSQTDKFKTVVAVVDASALAGLRKHWDTPLPGEVKELVGQLITNSEDEGDVVNQSDRKGLLAGKPVVAVGAGATAVLGASSLTKGVPASTLLKVVTFKTPASLKIVLSQMQRAMAFAFGPSKVVAPGFATSGIKTSGVLKTAVSTEKIRAVTHSVIASAEKTSISAMRTTFYEIMRKRKVRPIGFLPWATFAGSVGTCTGLLLCGDGIECAIESLPAAPSIASLGRGIQHLREASQAVMKTEGTRIQGSIESLVNRIKKARDQ; encoded by the coding sequence ATGGCGATTGCGTTCCTGTGGACACTGCAAAACCTCTGGCCATTCAGATTCGACGAACTCAAAGCTTCCAAACGAATCGTCAACAAACTCAACATCCCCGAACACACCAAGCAGTTCGTCTTCGCCGTTCACAACCCAGAAACCCAATCCATCATCTACATCCTCTCCGCCGTCAACCTCTCCGAGCGATCAGCCTCCGACGCGCAGTCCCTCATCAGGGAAATCAAACCCGACGCTGTTGTCGTTCAAGCGGGTCTCTCTCCGTTCTCGCAGattcaagaagatgaaggagaaggAAACGACGCCGTATTGGAGAATAACCCGGTACCCACTTCTTCCTTTGGTGTGATTAAACGCTGTTTTGTTGATAAGATTGGTAGGGATAAGTATGAGAGTGTTGCTGGGAATTTCGTGCTTAGGGAGATTTTTGGAACCAGTTTTCATGGTCCCTTATTGGCGGCGAAGAAAGCCGCTGACGATGTTGGATCATCTTTCATTGTCATTGACTCACCTTTAGGGAAATCTTGTTGGGGTGGTAGCAATaatgataatgataataataataatgatgatgatgatgatgataatggtGGTGGTGAGAATTCTGGTAGATCCCATTTTCAAAGCCTTGTGAGTAGTTTGATTCCTCAGCAGCAAGGTGCTGCTATGAAGGTGAAGAGGTTTTGTCTCAATGATGAGGTTAGGATGCAGATGGTAAAGGCTTTATCTGGCTATAATGGTTCTCTTTTTCTTGGTAATGGGAATAAGGCTGGTTCGGTTTCGGAGGGTGGTTCTGTGGGAATTCAGCCAAAAGCTAGTTATGATTATGAAACTCCGGGTTTTGCTAAGTCTATCTATCCTTTACTTGAGGACTTGCATTATATTTTTTCTGATATTCCGTCGATGGGACAGGCGCTAGCGCATGTGCAGAAGATGCTGTTGGATGTGAACAGAGGGGAGGTTCTTGACAACAGAACTGTTTCTGAGGTTTATACTTTCCGGGTAGCGGTTGAAGGGCTTAGAGTAGCTCTGAATAATAGGGGGTTACAGCCAATTAGCGGTCCCAAGTGGAGGAAGATTGAGTTCTCGGAGCTTCCATTTGACGACAAGTCACAAGTGCTGTTTGCACAGGCCATACGTAGCCAGACGGATAAGTTTAAGACCGTTGTGGCTGTAGTGGATGCTAGTGCTTTAGCAGGTCTTAGGAAGCACTGGGATACTCCTCTTCCTGGAGAAGTGAAAGAGCTAGTTGGGCAGCTGATCACAAATTCTGAAGATGAAGGGGATGTTGTAAATCAAAGCGACAGGAAGGGGTTGTTAGCAGGTAAACCTGTGGTGGCAGTTGGGGCTGGTGCAACAGCAGTTCTAGGAGCTTCATCTCTGACCAAAGGAGTCCCTGCATCAACACTGTTGAAGGTTGTTACTTTCAAAACTCCAGCTTCACTCAAGATCGTTCTCAGCCAGATGCAGAGAGCAATGGCTTTTGCTTTTGGCCCATCTAAAGTTGTGGCTCCAGGATTTGCAACTTCTGGAATCAAAACCTCTGGTGTCCTGAAGACAGCTGTATCTACTGAAAAGATTCGAGCCGTTACTCACAGTGTTATAGCCTCTGCTGAAAAAACCAGTATTTCAGCTATGAGGACAACGTTCTATGAAATAATGAGGAAGCGAAAAGTCCGGCCCATTGGGTTCTTGCCTTGGGCTACATTTGCAGGCAGCGTTGGAACTTGCACAGGCTTGCTTTTGTGTGGTGATGGGATTGAGTGCGCTATTGAATCTCTCCCTGCAGCCCCCTCAATTGCCAGTTTGGGTCGTGGAATTCAACATCTACGCGAGGCATCACAAGCAGTGATGAAAACAGAAGGAACTAGAATCCAAGGATCAATAGAATCTCTTGTAAACAGAATAAAGAAGGCAAGGGATCAATAG